From one Shewanella sp. GD04112 genomic stretch:
- a CDS encoding cysteine-rich CWC family protein yields MPKYLPESHLDAAQLCPLCQGANLCAMTLGTEISDCWCAKQAFPKLTQLLSGDLAAGLSTGDAAGLSADKLAQLLSQPATACICETCLSRIKRELTVSISEDKNSPSGLGDGLGYEVK; encoded by the coding sequence GTGCCTAAGTACTTACCAGAATCTCATTTAGATGCCGCGCAGCTGTGCCCTTTATGCCAAGGGGCGAATCTGTGTGCTATGACTCTTGGCACCGAGATCAGTGACTGTTGGTGTGCTAAGCAGGCGTTTCCGAAGTTGACTCAATTGCTATCTGGCGATTTGGCGGCAGGCTTATCGACAGGCGATGCAGCGGGGCTGAGTGCCGATAAGTTAGCGCAACTATTATCGCAGCCTGCGACGGCTTGTATTTGTGAGACTTGTTTAAGCAGGATAAAGCGCGAGCTAACGGTTTCTATTTCAGAAGATAAAAACAGCCCATCGGGATTAGGCGATGGGCTGGGATATGAGGTGAAATAG